One region of Brassica napus cultivar Da-Ae chromosome A10, Da-Ae, whole genome shotgun sequence genomic DNA includes:
- the LOC125579235 gene encoding uncharacterized protein LOC125579235, with protein sequence MAMKRNGKSPASSASDEKVMFFKDVSLGPHETQLRFRLIHFWEARNPVKKTLIGLEMLLIDEQGSVIQGFIPPGRIKKYLPDMKQGSVYKLINFYGSKNKPMYRVADHIATVSFTWNSELSVLLDIPISFDEDRFRFHSYEDFEANCDLKGDLYDVVGHMKLVDGQTLTERPTVDEAKIATTRHVMVHVQSHEGPVMKLYLWDQAATEFCKKFKSYENTPTVLLVTAVNTKRLGGTLALSSMSPTRVFMDYDVQPTIDYFTWLASNPEIAKQVTAEVVTKRETMTIGEIFSYMTQESAKDAFFECTATIDDVVHGSPWYYIACAECHSKATKGANSLICTNPKCVKDSTAGVAQYRAKISVYDSSEQAFFVLLGDAGLQLTGRHASELVSRYFEANKDKGPDHEVPVPESLISTIGQTHKFCVKVTDHNFSGSTRAITVTKILPLDTPSPTESSLGNAIAATSEEAVQTGSDVCGSSKSHGDSADEESKRTFESVDPEKVKRPRCEN encoded by the exons ATGGCGATGAAACGAAATGGGAAGTCTCCTGCCTCTTCCGCCTCTGACGAAAAAGTGATGTTCTTCAAAGATGTCTCTCTAGGTCCCCATGAAACCCAATTGCGCTTCCGACTCATTCATTTCTGGGAGGCTCGGAACCCGGTGAAGAAGACCCTTATTGGCCTGGAAATGCTTCTCATCGATGAGCAG GGAAGTGTCATTCAAGGATTCATCCCACCAGGACGTATCAAGAAATACTTGCCTGATATGAAGCAAGGATCAGTTTACAAACTCATCAACTTCTACGGATCGAAGAACAAACCGATGTATCGGGTTGCTGACCATATCGCAACCGTGTCCTTCACATGGAACTCTGAGTTGTCGGTTCTTCTCGACATTCCAATCTCTTTTGATGAAGACCGTTTCAGGTTTCATTCGTATGAGGATTTTGAGGCTAACTGTGATCTCAAAGGTGACCTCTATG ATGTTGTTGGTCACATGAAGCTGGTGGATGGACAGACTCTTACCGAGCGTCCCACTGTTGATGAAGCGAAGATCGCTACCACTCGGCACGTTATGGTTCATGTGCAATCACATGA aggaCCTGTCATGAAGCTCTACCTATGGGACCAGGCTGCAACAGAATTCTGCAAGAAGTTTAAGTCCTATGAAAACACTCCCACAGTGCTTTTGGTCACAGCTGTTAACACTAAACGTCTCGGAG GTACTCTGGCACTGAGCTCTATGTCTCCCACACGGGTTTTCATGGACTATGATGTCCAACCAACCATTGATTACTTCACCTG GCTCGCCTCAAACCCAGAGATTGCTAAGCAGGTTACTGCAGAGGTGGTCACTAAGCGGGAGACGATGACCATAGGAGAAATATTCTCTTACATGACTCAGGAATCTGCAAAG GATGCCTTTTTTGAGTGCACTGCTACAATTGATGATGTTGTTCATGGATCTCCTTGGTACTATATTGCATGCGCTGAGTGCCATAGTAAGGCTACCAAAGGCGCAAACTCATTGATTTGCACCAACCCAAAATGTGTGAAGGACAGCACAGCTGGTGTTGCACA GTACCGTGCAAAGATTTCTGTTTATGACAGCAGTGAACAAGCTTTTTTTGTCCTGCTTGGTGATGCTGGTCTTCAGTTGACTGGGAGGCACGCATCTGAGTTGGTTAGCAGATACTTTGAG GCTAATAAAGACAAAGGCCCTGACCATGAGGTGCCTGTCCCGGAATCTCTGATCAGCACAATCGGGCAGACCCATAAATTTTGTGTGAAAGTCACAGACCACAACTTCTCTGGCAGCACCCGAGCTATAACTGTCACCAAGATCCTCCCTCTAGACACACCATCACCCACAGAATCCTCTCTTGGAAACGCCATTGCTGCAACGTCCGAGGAAGCAGTGCAGACTGGAAGTGACGTATGTGGTTCTTCAAAAAGCCATGGAGATTCTGCAGATGAGGAGAGTAAGAGGACGTTTGAAAGTGTTGATCCAGAGAAAGTCAAACGGCCAAGATGTGAGAATTGA